Proteins encoded within one genomic window of Brenneria nigrifluens DSM 30175 = ATCC 13028:
- a CDS encoding Ig-like domain-containing protein, translating into MDQKFFRVPFASNGDTQTIPETAASDGSVSYPSGWGADYAKDPSADANAKPVEREAMNTVLNAITGAIRQYQTNGYPEWITTANNNGAAFAYDAGVVVEYNGALYLSLVGNNMATPGADATKWQPYIQREATEAEAIAGEGSEQVITPRRLHAGASYLDDQLKTALTPYLTGIGEITLWGGPESLIPKGKLRCNGQSFDVELNPILALQYPDGRVPNIDDRYVIGASDSNPVGTLREADWEHYHPVGQWQADSGYGADDADFISGRSISKSGGDLSKWGGKNYYSRGNSGEWQGIAENTVPRQNASDSIDTGDLIPINDGGMHPADIGLYYIIKTDQAESEQGTGAPTAIVITPAAVTVNAGTTRQFTGTVLPASLADDYPVSWAVSDPTLGSIDSNGLYTATAGQSGTQTIIASISTGLTATATVTQHIYLTSITIGTVPLELIAGNTYNIPIAYSPAGYTESVNPASSDASVAALSSAGTLTISGAGTATLSLTGASSGVTALVTITATEEEVPEVYLQIENNLSEIAAAGATAQSEARDALDLGELATKDSLTASDVGAVPQSTESLGTADLNTVLTPGREFQSLTSNATLARNYPIALAGMLDVIKTTASGIRQVYYPYNNTDVYHRYCVDVGTNPMVFGTWVKGGGFLEASQNLADVADVAQSRQNLGVSYTISADVAPTDATGYAAGHIWYQIEE; encoded by the coding sequence ATGGATCAGAAATTTTTCCGTGTTCCGTTCGCGTCGAACGGTGATACCCAGACTATTCCCGAAACCGCCGCCAGCGACGGCAGTGTGAGCTATCCATCGGGATGGGGAGCTGACTACGCCAAAGACCCGTCGGCAGACGCCAACGCGAAGCCGGTTGAACGTGAAGCGATGAATACGGTGCTGAATGCTATCACCGGCGCGATTCGTCAGTACCAGACCAACGGATACCCCGAGTGGATCACAACGGCCAACAACAACGGTGCAGCGTTCGCGTATGACGCCGGTGTAGTCGTCGAATACAACGGCGCACTGTATCTGTCTCTCGTCGGCAACAACATGGCGACTCCGGGCGCTGACGCGACGAAATGGCAGCCGTACATCCAGCGCGAGGCCACCGAGGCGGAGGCGATCGCGGGCGAGGGTAGCGAGCAAGTTATTACGCCCAGACGCTTGCATGCTGGCGCCAGTTATCTCGACGACCAACTAAAAACTGCGTTGACGCCGTATCTAACTGGTATCGGTGAAATAACCCTCTGGGGTGGACCCGAATCATTAATCCCGAAAGGGAAGTTGAGATGTAACGGACAGTCATTTGATGTTGAGTTGAACCCAATTTTAGCACTGCAGTATCCGGACGGACGCGTACCAAACATAGATGACCGCTATGTCATTGGCGCCAGCGACAGCAACCCGGTAGGAACACTGAGAGAGGCTGATTGGGAACATTATCACCCTGTTGGGCAGTGGCAAGCCGATAGTGGATATGGAGCTGACGACGCGGATTTTATATCCGGTAGAAGCATTTCAAAAAGTGGTGGTGATTTATCTAAATGGGGAGGGAAAAATTACTATTCGCGAGGCAATTCAGGAGAGTGGCAAGGAATAGCAGAGAACACGGTACCGCGGCAAAATGCATCTGACAGTATCGATACTGGGGATCTTATACCCATAAACGATGGTGGCATGCACCCCGCTGATATCGGTCTTTATTACATTATAAAAACCGATCAGGCCGAATCCGAGCAAGGGACTGGGGCACCCACAGCTATCGTTATCACACCGGCTGCCGTGACAGTTAACGCAGGCACGACGCGGCAATTCACCGGAACCGTTCTACCAGCATCGCTCGCTGACGATTATCCGGTGTCGTGGGCTGTATCCGATCCAACGCTGGGCAGCATAGACAGTAACGGGCTGTATACTGCTACGGCGGGCCAGAGCGGCACGCAAACGATTATTGCCAGTATTTCAACCGGATTGACCGCTACAGCTACGGTGACGCAGCATATTTATCTCACGTCAATTACCATTGGAACCGTACCACTGGAGCTTATCGCTGGGAATACCTACAACATCCCTATTGCGTACTCGCCAGCCGGTTATACAGAATCCGTTAATCCCGCGTCCTCTGACGCATCAGTTGCCGCACTATCATCCGCCGGCACATTAACAATTAGCGGAGCGGGTACAGCTACGCTATCCCTTACAGGCGCTAGTTCCGGCGTAACAGCCTTGGTAACGATTACGGCGACAGAAGAGGAAGTGCCGGAGGTTTATCTCCAGATTGAAAACAATCTTTCTGAGATTGCCGCCGCCGGCGCGACTGCGCAGAGCGAAGCGCGGGACGCTCTGGACCTGGGCGAACTTGCGACGAAAGATAGCCTGACGGCCAGCGATGTCGGCGCTGTCCCGCAGTCCACGGAATCGCTCGGAACTGCGGACCTGAACACCGTTTTGACGCCGGGGCGCGAATTCCAGTCGCTGACGAGTAACGCAACGCTCGCCCGTAATTATCCCATTGCGCTGGCCGGCATGCTGGACGTTATCAAAACAACCGCATCGGGTATTCGGCAGGTGTATTACCCGTACAACAATACCGACGTTTATCACCGCTACTGTGTTGATGTTGGCACCAATCCGATGGTTTTCGGTACGTGGGTGAAAGGTGGCGGTTTTCTGGAAGCCAGCCAAAACCTCGCTGATGTCGCCGACGTAGCGCAGTCACGCCAGAATCTCGGGGTGAGTTACACAATATCGGCCGACGTCGCGCCGACCGACGCAACGGGATACGCTGCGGGCCATATCTGGTATCAGATCGAGGAATAA
- a CDS encoding discoidin domain-containing protein: MANLTETAEFTADVLRLDTDTPVRGYDGTDIGPANEQAQALANRTKFLKQRIDNMSATQVRSVNGKSGTVTLEYSDVGADAAGTADALITAHINDADPHPQYFNESRGDARYVQTSLANTGNGWLQLDASGKIPAALLQTLTSRYVVVADEAARLALASSSNLTICAQADIDTLFYLNGGDNPAVAANWVQGQAATVSGVSSVFGRTGAVTAQAGDYDADQINETANRKFATPAEKTAWNAKQAALVSATNIRSLFGQSLLGSGNLAPTPAQMGAAAASHTHTVSDITDFTQQAQALIINSLEAGPGVTLGQNPVSGKTIISAVGGGSGGGGGYIVVDRPSATAGQNHSFSFSAQNAFNLTAYALKETAGATNQTYVIDDFNAESELNYDSTNAVVFDGQLSAYTGGTYTTSVQGEFYSLPVQDGSRSLSISGVDESIIPVMTSNTSPSGYVASASSIYDSRYNAYLAFDRRIVSGTGSDAWVGATGAIPTPGNPQWLRIDMPGAKALSGYSLVNRAAGLINSPKTWKLQGSNDGGDTWETIHSVTNDTNNTAGAVRRFIIDSVPAEYSSYRLLIEELFSSASSSYITLRELSLFPFTMFMINSGSDWYSSSNGLLFPVAAPATADDFNNNGFSQSGEIPESQLSSLSQINVVSPVATDVKILFTPQYQIAIRESLLSVAAFGQINSATLTATQTNDGAVRVAVTRDLVNWHVWRGGQWVDIGALTTDTVGATKLITDGMTPADIGGINAAQWTQFFDANGGVPDYLAFAFALDITDPATDVATIDRLVLNVNEASSWKLQTPAEVEVRWRTDSVTFRTVTAGNYKLAYQIP; this comes from the coding sequence ATGGCTAATCTGACCGAAACCGCAGAATTTACGGCGGACGTGCTGCGACTGGATACCGACACGCCGGTGCGCGGGTATGACGGGACGGATATTGGTCCGGCGAACGAACAGGCGCAGGCGTTGGCGAACCGCACAAAATTTCTGAAACAACGCATCGACAATATGAGTGCAACTCAGGTACGGTCTGTCAACGGCAAATCTGGCACTGTCACGCTGGAATATAGCGATGTGGGCGCTGACGCGGCGGGAACGGCCGACGCACTTATTACAGCGCATATCAATGATGCCGATCCGCATCCGCAGTATTTTAACGAGTCCCGCGGCGATGCGCGGTATGTGCAAACGTCGCTGGCAAACACCGGTAACGGCTGGCTGCAACTGGATGCATCCGGTAAAATCCCCGCGGCGCTGCTGCAAACGCTGACGTCCAGGTATGTTGTTGTTGCGGACGAGGCGGCACGGCTGGCGCTGGCGTCGTCGTCGAACCTGACCATATGCGCGCAGGCAGATATCGATACATTGTTTTATCTGAATGGCGGGGATAACCCGGCAGTGGCGGCAAACTGGGTTCAGGGGCAGGCGGCCACAGTTTCCGGCGTGTCGTCGGTGTTCGGGCGCACTGGCGCGGTGACGGCGCAGGCTGGGGATTATGACGCTGACCAGATTAATGAGACGGCGAACCGCAAATTTGCTACTCCCGCCGAGAAAACGGCTTGGAACGCGAAACAAGCGGCGCTCGTTTCCGCCACCAATATCCGTTCGCTGTTCGGCCAGTCGCTGCTGGGTTCCGGCAATCTAGCGCCCACACCGGCGCAAATGGGCGCAGCGGCAGCGTCGCATACGCACACCGTTTCTGACATCACAGATTTCACCCAGCAGGCGCAGGCATTAATTATCAACTCGCTGGAGGCGGGGCCGGGCGTCACGCTGGGACAAAACCCGGTTAGCGGGAAAACGATAATCAGCGCGGTGGGCGGCGGTTCCGGCGGCGGTGGCGGTTATATTGTTGTTGATCGCCCCAGCGCGACAGCCGGGCAGAATCACTCATTCAGTTTCAGCGCGCAGAATGCCTTTAATCTAACGGCGTATGCGCTGAAAGAAACTGCGGGCGCGACAAATCAGACATACGTGATTGATGATTTTAATGCAGAGAGTGAACTAAATTATGATTCAACTAATGCCGTTGTTTTTGACGGCCAATTAAGTGCCTATACTGGCGGAACATATACCACATCTGTTCAGGGAGAATTTTACTCTCTTCCTGTTCAGGACGGATCTCGATCGTTATCAATTTCCGGTGTGGACGAATCTATTATCCCTGTAATGACATCAAACACATCGCCGTCCGGTTATGTCGCATCTGCGTCATCAATTTATGATTCTCGATATAACGCATACCTCGCATTTGACCGACGTATAGTATCTGGAACTGGCTCTGATGCGTGGGTTGGTGCTACTGGCGCAATCCCAACGCCGGGAAATCCGCAATGGCTGAGAATAGATATGCCGGGTGCAAAGGCTTTGTCTGGGTACTCCCTTGTGAACCGCGCCGCCGGCCTCATTAATAGCCCTAAGACATGGAAATTACAGGGTAGTAATGATGGCGGTGATACGTGGGAAACAATTCATTCCGTCACTAATGACACGAATAATACCGCCGGTGCTGTAAGACGTTTTATAATTGATAGTGTCCCTGCGGAATACTCATCATATAGATTGCTAATAGAAGAGTTATTTTCCAGTGCGAGTAGCAGCTATATCACACTGAGGGAGTTATCATTATTTCCATTTACCATGTTTATGATAAATTCCGGGTCCGATTGGTATTCTTCGAGCAACGGCTTGCTTTTCCCTGTCGCTGCGCCAGCTACTGCCGACGATTTTAATAACAACGGATTTTCGCAGTCAGGGGAAATACCAGAATCGCAGTTGTCGTCGCTATCGCAGATTAACGTTGTCTCTCCTGTTGCGACGGATGTGAAAATTTTATTTACTCCTCAGTATCAGATTGCCATTCGAGAATCATTATTGTCAGTTGCCGCATTTGGACAAATCAACTCCGCAACCCTAACAGCAACGCAGACGAATGACGGCGCGGTTCGTGTGGCTGTTACGCGGGATTTAGTGAACTGGCATGTATGGCGCGGCGGGCAATGGGTTGATATCGGTGCGCTGACTACGGACACGGTAGGAGCGACAAAACTCATCACTGACGGTATGACGCCCGCAGATATCGGCGGCATCAACGCAGCACAGTGGACGCAGTTTTTTGACGCCAACGGCGGTGTACCGGACTATCTCGCGTTTGCGTTTGCTCTTGATATCACAGACCCGGCGACCGACGTTGCGACAATCGACCGCCTGGTGCTGAACGTCAACGAGGCATCAAGTTGGAAGTTGCAGACGCCGGCAGAAGTGGAAGTTCGTTGGCGCACAGACAGCGTGACGTTCCGCACTGTGACGGCAGGAAATTACAAACTTGCGTACCAAATCCCGTAA
- a CDS encoding DUF2612 domain-containing protein, which translates to MQHRNKALTRAYWQYKNAPKLISLLLTLPDIAQSSIEDQLSKIQVMLDIDSAEGEQLDICGRIVGYTKRPVGTFYPACAPAAVSDDLFRRMIKAKIFKNNSIATIDEIKRATDYILGTSALILDGQDMTMRPVFTEYLDVGSQKLVADYDLIPRPQGVGTKQARTLTYTPFGFGLHYANFRAPFWHGDGIKIYTNLKLTLTLVDGVLSGELTANAGVVVSDVDITLIYTLPGGATVTERMVTDAGGQFSTVTDVGADFTVVARAQVLTPLCEWENVESGEVITNIFFNGAVTYSGQYTYRG; encoded by the coding sequence ATGCAACACCGCAATAAGGCGCTGACGCGGGCGTACTGGCAATACAAAAATGCCCCGAAGTTGATCTCGCTACTGCTGACGCTGCCGGATATCGCGCAATCTAGCATTGAAGACCAGTTATCGAAAATCCAGGTCATGCTGGACATTGACAGTGCGGAGGGTGAACAGCTTGATATCTGCGGTCGCATCGTTGGTTACACCAAGCGTCCAGTCGGGACGTTTTACCCAGCGTGCGCCCCGGCGGCAGTCAGTGATGATCTTTTTCGCCGGATGATTAAGGCGAAGATATTCAAAAACAACAGCATCGCGACGATTGACGAGATAAAGCGAGCTACCGATTACATCCTTGGTACTAGCGCGCTTATTCTGGATGGTCAGGATATGACCATGCGCCCGGTGTTCACCGAATATCTTGATGTCGGATCGCAAAAGCTCGTCGCTGATTACGACCTGATACCAAGGCCGCAGGGTGTCGGGACGAAACAGGCTCGCACGCTGACATACACGCCTTTCGGCTTCGGCCTGCATTATGCCAATTTCCGGGCGCCGTTCTGGCATGGGGATGGCATTAAAATCTACACCAATCTGAAATTGACGCTGACCTTGGTCGATGGGGTGCTATCCGGCGAGCTGACGGCGAATGCCGGCGTTGTTGTGTCCGATGTCGATATCACGCTGATTTATACGCTGCCGGGTGGCGCGACCGTCACGGAACGGATGGTTACGGATGCCGGCGGCCAGTTCAGCACAGTGACTGATGTCGGAGCTGACTTTACTGTTGTGGCTCGCGCGCAGGTTCTGACGCCGCTATGCGAATGGGAGAACGTAGAAAGCGGTGAGGTGATTACGAACATTTTTTTTAATGGGGCCGTGACGTATAGCGGCCAGTACACATACAGGGGTTGA
- a CDS encoding baseplate J/gp47 family protein, with protein MAEITKDGATGTTLNSYLTVMRQRYLDIDDGWNINPESPDGLVIAAWCETLANLDEGVIDAYHSADPNSAIGQQLDRIAAFAGITRQDATFSTAMVVFAGTPLVEIPAGTLVRNRITNTIWATDTIVATNNAGSATVGVTCATAGAQGANTDNLSIIATPVGGITSVTNPDAASLGADEETDDAFRIRRNESVALPGNNQIDNIYAALVNIDGVKKVRIYENTESSPDANGIEGHSMAIFIDGGEVADIVAALAARKNPGCGLNRYNTGIPNQISIDTTTPGGNPFNATFFRPEYISSHVRVEIVSDTLTSAADNEIKQAIIDYSLNGFPETNGFAKQGFRIGETVGAGRLFTPVNKIVGNDDYVASITVGTNAGDVTYSTIPIAFNQLAVFSADGIEVSYATPQ; from the coding sequence ATGGCTGAGATTACAAAAGACGGCGCAACAGGGACGACGTTAAACAGCTATTTAACCGTGATGCGCCAGCGCTATCTGGATATCGATGACGGTTGGAACATCAACCCGGAATCACCGGACGGACTCGTTATTGCAGCGTGGTGCGAAACGCTGGCAAATCTCGATGAGGGGGTAATTGACGCCTATCACTCTGCTGATCCGAATTCAGCCATCGGCCAGCAGCTTGACCGCATCGCAGCATTCGCGGGCATCACGCGGCAGGATGCAACGTTTTCAACCGCGATGGTGGTTTTCGCCGGCACACCTCTGGTGGAAATCCCCGCCGGGACGCTGGTCCGCAACCGTATCACGAATACGATTTGGGCTACGGATACCATTGTAGCGACCAATAACGCCGGGAGCGCCACAGTAGGCGTGACCTGTGCCACTGCTGGTGCGCAGGGCGCCAACACCGATAATCTGTCAATCATTGCCACGCCCGTCGGCGGCATCACGTCAGTAACAAACCCTGACGCCGCGTCGCTGGGAGCTGATGAGGAAACAGACGACGCATTCCGCATCCGGCGCAATGAATCAGTGGCGCTGCCCGGCAACAACCAGATCGACAACATCTACGCTGCGCTGGTAAACATCGACGGCGTAAAAAAGGTGCGCATTTACGAAAACACCGAGTCATCGCCAGACGCGAACGGCATCGAGGGCCACTCAATGGCGATCTTTATTGACGGCGGGGAAGTAGCTGACATCGTGGCCGCGCTGGCGGCGCGGAAAAACCCCGGTTGCGGACTGAACCGCTATAACACCGGCATCCCGAACCAGATCAGCATAGACACCACCACGCCGGGCGGGAATCCGTTCAACGCGACGTTTTTCAGGCCGGAATACATTTCCTCGCATGTTCGTGTGGAAATCGTCTCTGACACGCTGACCAGCGCTGCCGATAACGAAATCAAACAGGCGATCATTGATTATTCACTGAACGGTTTTCCCGAAACGAACGGATTTGCAAAACAGGGATTTCGCATCGGCGAAACCGTGGGCGCCGGACGCCTGTTCACGCCAGTAAATAAAATCGTGGGCAATGATGATTACGTCGCATCGATCACCGTCGGCACCAACGCGGGCGATGTGACGTACAGCACCATCCCGATCGCGTTTAACCAGTTGGCCGTGTTCTCCGCTGATGGTATCGAGGTCTCCTATGCAACACCGCAATAA
- a CDS encoding Gp138 family membrane-puncturing spike protein, with protein MDSTKRENPLYEAIEAAKLATVSRLMVCLPGKIISYNPDNQRAQVECGIQRKNGDSFETLSIIENVPVNFSGTKEWTVFHELPVGTEGVIHFSQRAIDTWLDQGGPVAPHNMRMFSASDAFFSPGYRSLKTAIPDLPTSGMGMGNRDGSVRIHLTDNGITLTCGGVSLTVSHEGVTHNGKTTLNGRTEVTAGGLSVGDIDFDNHVHSGVERGGSNTNGPQ; from the coding sequence ATGGATTCGACAAAGAGGGAAAACCCGCTATATGAAGCCATTGAAGCGGCCAAATTAGCCACTGTATCGCGCCTTATGGTGTGTCTTCCGGGAAAGATCATTTCATACAATCCTGATAATCAGCGTGCGCAGGTTGAATGCGGAATTCAACGCAAAAACGGCGATTCATTTGAAACACTATCAATTATTGAGAATGTGCCTGTTAATTTTTCCGGCACGAAAGAATGGACTGTTTTCCATGAATTACCCGTCGGGACTGAGGGCGTTATCCATTTTAGCCAACGGGCGATCGATACATGGCTTGATCAGGGCGGGCCTGTCGCGCCGCATAATATGCGTATGTTCAGTGCCAGCGATGCGTTTTTCTCCCCCGGCTATCGATCGCTGAAAACAGCCATTCCCGATCTGCCTACATCCGGTATGGGTATGGGTAATCGCGATGGTTCGGTACGCATTCACCTGACAGACAACGGGATAACCCTGACATGTGGCGGCGTTTCGTTGACGGTTTCGCATGAGGGCGTGACACACAACGGCAAAACGACATTAAACGGTCGAACTGAGGTCACCGCTGGCGGTCTGTCCGTGGGCGATATTGATTTTGACAACCACGTCCATAGCGGCGTTGAGCGCGGCGGAAGCAACACCAATGGCCCGCAATAA